The Myxococcota bacterium genome includes a region encoding these proteins:
- a CDS encoding alpha/beta hydrolase produces the protein MSVETVSLAANGLRFTADLAGPPGGDPVLLLHGYPQTRHTWRAELRALAAAGFRACAPDQRGYSAGARPEGIDAYRTENLIADALAVADSLGAARFHLVGHDWGGQLAWLTAAQHPERVRTLAVLSRPHPAAFARAMSADPEQANRSRHHRAFQRAEATDLLLENGAARLRAALAAQGVPPGDVDVYLATLGQRPALDAAIHWYRAAGSAGLAAASVPPVKVPTLYVWGDADATVGRPAAEATRGFVDAPYEFVELPGVGHFVTDQAPDAFAPLLLRHLARG, from the coding sequence ATGAGCGTGGAGACCGTGTCACTCGCGGCGAACGGACTGCGCTTCACCGCCGACCTGGCGGGTCCGCCGGGCGGCGACCCGGTGCTCCTCTTGCACGGCTACCCGCAGACGCGGCACACCTGGCGCGCGGAGCTGCGCGCGCTCGCCGCCGCGGGCTTCCGGGCCTGCGCGCCCGACCAGCGCGGCTACTCCGCCGGCGCGCGGCCCGAAGGCATCGACGCCTACCGGACCGAGAACTTGATCGCCGACGCGCTGGCGGTCGCCGACTCACTGGGCGCGGCGCGCTTCCACCTGGTGGGTCACGACTGGGGCGGCCAGCTCGCCTGGCTCACCGCGGCGCAACATCCCGAGCGCGTGCGCACGCTGGCCGTGCTGTCGCGCCCGCATCCGGCCGCGTTCGCCCGCGCCATGTCGGCCGACCCGGAGCAGGCGAACCGCTCGCGCCACCACCGCGCCTTCCAGCGCGCCGAAGCGACCGACCTCTTGCTCGAGAACGGGGCGGCGCGCCTGCGCGCCGCGCTCGCCGCCCAGGGCGTTCCCCCGGGCGACGTCGACGTGTATCTCGCGACGCTGGGCCAGCGCCCCGCGCTCGATGCCGCGATCCACTGGTACCGCGCGGCCGGCAGCGCGGGACTCGCCGCCGCGAGCGTTCCGCCGGTGAAGGTGCCCACGCTCTACGTCTGGGGCGACGCCGATGCCACCGTCGGCCGGCCCGCCGCAGAGGCGACCCGAGGCTTCGTCGACGCACCGTACGAGTTCGTCGAGCTGCCCGGGGTAGGTCACTTCGTGACCGACCAGGCGCCCGACGCGTTCGCGCCGCTCCTGCTCCGGCACCTCGCGCGCGGCTAG
- a CDS encoding 5'-3' exonuclease H3TH domain-containing protein encodes MNPKGPAVHLVDATYELFRAYFAVPPARSPDGREVGATRGVLSTLLYLVQQEGATHVACATDQVIRSFRNDLFAGYKTEEGVEPTLLAQFPLVEEAMTALGLVVWPMVEFEADDALATGAARFAPDASQVLIATPDKDLAQCVRGREVVMLDRRRKLVLDEDAVRAKYGVAPRSIPDWLALVGDSADGYPGLPGWGERSAAAVLARWPTIEAIPAAAADWGVNVRGAERLAATLAERRGEALLYKKLATLRSDVPLRESLADLEWRGARKELRDFCARIGFDDFPGRVRRWRTQ; translated from the coding sequence GTGAACCCAAAGGGCCCGGCCGTGCACCTGGTCGACGCGACCTACGAGCTGTTCCGGGCCTACTTCGCGGTGCCGCCGGCAAGGTCGCCCGACGGCCGCGAGGTCGGCGCCACGCGCGGCGTGCTGTCGACCTTGCTGTATCTCGTGCAGCAGGAGGGCGCGACTCACGTGGCGTGCGCCACCGACCAGGTGATCCGCTCGTTCCGCAACGATCTGTTCGCGGGCTACAAGACCGAAGAGGGCGTCGAGCCCACGCTGCTCGCCCAGTTCCCGCTGGTCGAGGAGGCCATGACGGCGCTCGGGCTCGTGGTCTGGCCCATGGTCGAGTTCGAGGCCGACGACGCGCTCGCGACCGGTGCCGCGCGTTTCGCGCCCGACGCGAGTCAGGTGCTGATCGCCACGCCCGACAAGGATCTCGCGCAGTGCGTGCGCGGGCGCGAGGTGGTCATGCTCGACCGGCGCCGCAAGCTCGTGCTCGACGAGGACGCGGTGCGCGCCAAGTACGGGGTCGCGCCGCGCTCGATCCCCGACTGGCTCGCGCTGGTGGGTGACTCGGCCGACGGCTACCCCGGCCTGCCCGGCTGGGGCGAGCGTTCCGCCGCCGCGGTGTTGGCGCGCTGGCCGACGATCGAGGCGATCCCCGCCGCGGCGGCGGACTGGGGCGTGAACGTGCGCGGGGCGGAGCGGCTCGCGGCCACGCTGGCCGAGCGCCGCGGCGAAGCGCTCCTGTACAAGAAGCTCGCGACCCTGCGCAGCGACGTGCCGCTGCGCGAGTCACTCGCCGACCTCGAGTGGCGCGGCGCGCGCAAGGAGCTGCGCGACTTCTGCGCGCGCATCGGCTTCGACGACTTCCCCGGGCGCGTACGGCGCTGGAGGACGCAATGA
- a CDS encoding cytochrome P450: MAAGAPSLEGLSLEKLDVISPAYYETNGYPHAEWTYLRKHAPVHRFTGDAFDPFYAIVKHADIVEIGKNPTDFIIEPRLAVFTRDIPPEQVKLKHLLTLDPPEHRSFRAVTAKQFTPRVTQHWAPKVDRITRQILDEAGELGTCDFVQDVAAPITIAVIAEMLGVPGEDWRLLFKWTNETIAPEDPEFQQGRTTEETIMSARAELFKYFSALSESRRKNPKDDIVSVVATGKVDGKLLEPFDLLSYYLLLVVAGNETTRNAMTGGMLAFNENPGEWRRLVANPDLIDSAVEEVVRWTTPVIQFTREATRDITLRGVKIAKGESVCLFYASGNRDEEIFDEPFRFRIDRNPNDHVGFGRGEHVCLGAHLARLELRTVFDQIRERLESFERTGKEERVRSSFVGGIKRAPIRWKLRPAKD, translated from the coding sequence ATGGCCGCCGGCGCCCCCAGCCTCGAAGGACTGTCGCTCGAAAAGCTCGACGTCATCTCGCCCGCGTACTACGAGACGAACGGGTATCCGCACGCGGAGTGGACGTACCTGCGCAAGCATGCGCCGGTGCACCGCTTCACGGGCGACGCGTTCGATCCGTTCTACGCGATCGTGAAGCACGCCGACATCGTCGAGATCGGCAAGAACCCGACCGACTTCATCATCGAGCCGCGGCTCGCGGTGTTCACGCGCGACATTCCGCCCGAGCAGGTGAAGCTGAAGCACCTGCTCACGCTGGACCCGCCCGAGCACCGCAGCTTCCGCGCGGTGACTGCCAAGCAGTTCACGCCGCGCGTGACCCAGCACTGGGCGCCGAAGGTGGACCGCATCACGCGCCAGATCCTCGACGAGGCCGGCGAGCTGGGCACCTGTGACTTCGTGCAGGACGTCGCGGCGCCGATCACGATCGCGGTGATCGCCGAGATGCTCGGCGTGCCCGGCGAGGACTGGAGACTGCTCTTCAAGTGGACCAACGAGACGATCGCGCCCGAAGATCCCGAGTTCCAGCAGGGCCGCACCACCGAAGAGACGATCATGTCGGCGCGCGCGGAGCTGTTCAAATACTTCAGTGCGCTGTCCGAGTCGCGGCGCAAGAACCCCAAGGACGACATCGTGTCGGTCGTGGCCACCGGCAAGGTCGACGGCAAGCTGCTCGAGCCGTTCGACCTCCTGTCCTACTACTTGTTGCTCGTGGTCGCCGGCAACGAGACCACGCGCAACGCCATGACCGGCGGCATGCTCGCGTTCAACGAGAACCCCGGTGAGTGGCGGCGCCTGGTCGCGAACCCGGACCTGATCGACTCCGCGGTGGAAGAGGTCGTGCGCTGGACCACCCCCGTGATCCAGTTCACGCGCGAGGCCACGCGCGACATCACGCTGCGCGGGGTGAAGATCGCCAAGGGCGAGTCGGTGTGTCTCTTCTACGCCTCGGGCAACCGCGACGAGGAGATCTTCGACGAGCCGTTCCGCTTCCGCATCGACCGGAACCCGAACGACCACGTGGGCTTCGGCCGCGGCGAGCACGTGTGTCTGGGCGCGCACCTGGCGCGGCTCGAGCTGCGCACGGTGTTCGACCAGATCCGCGAGCGGCTCGAGTCGTTCGAGCGCACCGGCAAGGAGGAGCGCGTGCGCTCGTCGTTCGTGGGCGGGATCAAGCGCGCGCCGATCCGCTGGAAGCTGCGGCCCGCCAAGGACTGA